A stretch of the Marasmius oreades isolate 03SP1 chromosome 8, whole genome shotgun sequence genome encodes the following:
- a CDS encoding uncharacterized protein (MEROPS:MER0000432) codes for MMRTPTTTNKRPSSTMSGEVPFRISVSDEELFLLQKKLDLARFPDELSNSGWKYGVPLQDIQRLAERWKSGYDWRSEEAKLNDELPQFTRDIHVEGHGTLIIHYVHQRSAVAAAIPLLFVHGWPGSFIEVRKILPLLIQSSPKHPSFHVVALSLPGYGFSEAPYKPGFRAVQYAEIGNKLMLALGYPEYVTQGGDWGFMVTRKIAEVYGIVHSKAWHTNMPGGFPPAFSREPLLYLRQLLTPYTAAEKTGLARSAWFAKHGMGYFREQSTQPQTLGYSLADSPVGLLAWIYEKLVNWTDNYPWTDDEVLTWISIYYFSRAGPASSVRIYYEMMQDKEKVIKPLTPFGVSRFPKELNIRPRLWTRTVGNLVFEAEHSAGGHFAAYEKPKSLVGDLRKMFGKGGPAYGVVNGQKGYERVGTKAKL; via the exons ATGATGAGAACTCCCACCACAACGAATAAGCGACCCTCCTCAACCATGTCGGGCGAAGTACCCTTTAGGATATCTGtttcagatgaagaactATTTCTACTACAAAAAAAACTTGATCTAGCAAGGTTTCCGGACGAACTCTCTAACTCCGGGTGGAAGTATGGCGTTCCTCTTCAAGATATACAAAGACTTGCAGAAAGGTGGAAGAGCGGATACGACTGGAGAAGTGAAGAAGCAAAGTTAAACGACGAACTTCCTCAGTTCACAAGAGATATTCATGTTGAAGGACACGGCACCTTGATTATTCACTATGTTCATCAGAGAAGCGCCGTTGCAGCTGCTATACCTCTACTCTTCGTGCACGGGT GGCCTGGAAGCTTCATTGAAGTCCGAAAAATACTTCCTCTTCTGATCCAGTCATCCCCAAAGCATCCCAGTTTCCATGTTGTGGCACTCAGTCTTCCCGGATACGGCTTTTCTGAAGCACCATATAAACCCGGTTTCAGGGCCGTTCAATATGCTGAG ATCGGCAACAAACTGATGCTCGCATTGGGATACCCCGAATATG TCACACAGGGAGGTGATTGGGGCTTCATG GTAACTCGCAAGATTGCCGAGGTGTATGGTATAGTCCACAGTAAGGCCTGGCACACTAACATGCCTGG TGGCTTCCCCCCGGCATTCTCACGAGAGCCTCTGTTATACCTCCGCCAGCTTCTCACACCCTACACTGCAGCTGAAAAGACTGGGTTAGCGCGTAGCGCGTGGTTCGCCAAACACGGAATGGGTTATTTCCGTGAACAATCTACTCAGCCACAAACTTTGGGGTATTCTTTGGCTGATTCTCCCGTTGGCTTATTGGCTTGGATATATGAAAAGCTGGTAAATTGGACTGATAACTACCCTTGGACTGATGATGAAG TGCTCACTTGGATCTCAATCTATTATTTTTCACGCGCTGGGCCTGCCTCCTCAGTACGAATCTACTACGAGATGATGCAAGACAAAGAAAAAGTCATCAAACCTTTGACCCCCTTTGGCGTATCACGCTTTCCAAAGGAACTGAACATTCGACCGAGATT GTGGACCAGAACGGTTGGAAATCTTGTCTTTGAGGCAGAACATTCCGCCGGGGGCCATTTTGCTGCATACGAGAAGCCAAAGTCCTTAGTCGGTGATCTGAGAAAAATGTTTGGTAAGGGAGGACCGGCTTACGGGGTGGTAAATGGACAGAAAGGATATGAACGTGTGGGTACGAAGGCAAAGCTGTAA
- a CDS encoding uncharacterized protein (BUSCO:EOG09260NZ8; CAZy:GT57), which translates to MADFPHDPSLPNTNSQSFPTDESTRKRKISITAQHPLFPRHRLGSTSKVDGRRPSLTSTILTDFSKEGGIDSPASGRQRSASPDIIAPLPRRHLLSSHQSRLWLSEEQNSNGPPSPTSSRGVSPTSVTFTSSRSQNGLDTISRRLISKRSLGSLLNATPPVSPRLGQATLDSAARSAIKQGQKTKMKHVGDHLNHEEGLGRRFIRWAHKRGLKEWISVGILIVGVLIRLCIGIGSYSGERTPPMFGDYEAQRHWMELTIHLPPRDWYTYDLQYWGLDYPPLTAYVSWLCGKAGSWIEPTWFALKTSRGIESTGSKLYLRLTVVICDLLVYVPALHLFKTSWLGTRSKRTQELAFLTLMFQPALLLIDFGHFQYNSVMLGFTILAVDFFATGQDEIGAIFFALSLGFKQMALYYAPAIGTYLLAKCILLGPVAGLRLFIRLALTTSLAFVVLFLPFLPPFAPLTTILHPITRIFPFARGLFEDKVANFWCASNVLFKWKNWASPSFLVKTSTAFTLLGFLPGTIVMLRTGWKLKTNKGTNTESKPKSNIEPEPTPILPLLPYTLLNSSMSFFLFSFQVHEKTILLPLMPITLLLSGAAQDSSIFALGALVTNTAVFSMWPLLKRDGLGAQYVALLLLWNRVIGHNPLRFPIQNLVQFISINVYLAGITLHLLEMVVTPPERYPDLFAVLNVLISTPIFVLTWLWSIKGCVEVGWAIGGLGGSEKPAGFSHRERTLSGL; encoded by the exons ATGGCCGACTTTCCTCACGATCCGTCGTTACCAAATACCAATTCTCAGAGCTTTCCTACTGATGAGTCGACTCGCAAGCGAAAGATCTCCATTACAGCTCAACATCCATTATTCCCTAGGCATCGACTTGGTAGTACATCCAAGGTCGACGGTCGACGTCCATCCTTAACCAGCACAATTTTGACCGATTTCAGTAAAGAGGGTGGGATTGATTCACCAGCCAGTGGTCG CCAACGCTCTGCATCCCCCGATATCATCGCACCGTTACCCCGACGACATCTTCTTAGCTCGCACCAGTCAAGATTATGGTTGTCTGAAGAACAGAACAGCAACGGccctccttctcccacctccTCAAGAGGTGTTTCCCCAACCTCAGTGACGTTTACTTCGAGCCGGTCACAGAATGGATTAGATACTATCTCAAGACGGCTCATCTCGAAGAGGAGCCTCGGATCATTGTTGAATGCTACACCTCCGGTCTCTCCGAGACTTGGACAAGCTACTCTCGATTCAGCTGCGCGTTCCGCTATAAAGCAAGGCCAGAaaacgaagatgaagcatGTTGGTGATCATTTAAATCATGAAGAGGGATTAGGAAGGCGTTTCATACGATGGGCACACAAACGAGGCTTGAAAGAATGGATCTCGGTGGGAATCCTGATTGTAGGAGTGTTGATTAGGCTATGTATTGGAATTGGGTCATACTCAG GAGAGAGAACTCCACCTATGTTTGGAGATTACGAAGCTCAGAGGCACTGGATGGAACTTACAATTCACCTTCCTCCGCGAGATTGGTACACCTACGACCTTCAGTACTGGGGACTCGACTATCCTCCTTTGACCGCGTATGTCTCGTGGTTATGTGGAAAAGCTGGGTCTTGGATTGAACCTACATGGTTTGCACTCAAAACGTCTCGTGGAATCGAATCGACCGGGAGCAAACTTTACCTGCGATTGACTGTGGTTATTTGCGACTTGCTCGTCTACGTCCCTGCGCTACATCTATTTAAGACTAGTTGGTTGGGAACTCGGTCGAAAAGAACTCAG GAACTGGCATTCCTTACTTTAATGTTCCAACCCGCGCTCCTTCTGATTGATTTTGGACACTTCCAGTACAACTCGGTCATGCTTG GTTTCACAATTCTCGCTGTGGATTTTTTTGCCACAGGACAAGATGAGATTGGGGCAATTTTCTTTGCCCTCAGCCTTGGGTTCAAACAAATGGCGTTGTATTATGCTCCTGCAATTGGTACATATCTTCTTGCAAAGTGTATTCTTCTTGGACCAGTTGCTGG CCTCCGATTATTTATTCGGCTTGCACTTACCACTTCTCTGGCTTTCGTCGTTCTTTTCTTGCCATTCCTTCCACCCTTCGCGCCCCTAACCACCATTTTACATCCCATCACCCGAATCTTTCCATTTGCAAGAGGGTTGTTTGAAGACAAAGTCGCCAACTTCTGGTGTGCCTCCAATGTACTGTTCAAATGGAAAAACTGGGCATCTCCTTCATTTCTGGTCAAAACATCCACCGCGTTTACTCTTCTCGGTTTCTTACCTGGCACAATAGTGATGTTGCGCACTGGCTGGAAGCTGAAAACAAATAAAGGAACCAACACCGAGTCCAAACCAAAGTCGAATATTGAACCGGAACCAACACCGATCCTTCCTTTACTCCCTTATACGCTACTCAACTCTTCGATGTCGTTCTTTCTATTTTCTTTCCAAGTACATGAAAAAACAATCTTACTTCCGCTCATGCCGATAACGTTACTACTTTCTGGAGCGGCACAAGATTCATCTATCTTTGCATTGGGCGCACTAGTGACCAACACTGCGGTGTTTAG CATGTGGCCTTTACTCAAACGAGACGGTCTTGGAGCACAATATGTAGCGCTGCTGCTGCTTTGGAACAGGGTCATTGGACACAATCCTCTACGATTTCCAATCCAGAATTTGGTGCAGTTCATATCCATC AACGTTTATCTGGCCGGTATAACTCTACATCTACTGGAAATGGTGGTAACGCCTCCAGAGAGGTATCCCGACTTGTTCGCGGTGTTGAATGTACTGATCAGTACTCCGATATTTGTGTTGACCTGGTTGTGGAGTATAAAGGGTTGCGTGGAGGTTGGCTGGGCAATCGGTGGATTGGGAGGATCGGAAAAACCAGCTGGATTTTCGCATAGGGAAAGGACGTTGTCTGGATTATAA